The bacterium genome includes a region encoding these proteins:
- a CDS encoding ABC transporter permease translates to MLTRGTLVYISQRLVLIALAVLGVSSVVFLAIHRLPGDALFSEHLHGTQYELLLHHYGLDRPLWQQYTSFVTGMFLHGDLGESLVNRGVPITPLVVREMTVSAEVGLIALIFTVGLGMLLGVVAAVRQNTWVDYVLSTTSVIGYSMPNFVIATFLILVFAVWLDNLTQSAFYFQIGWTGRFGTIGEIWLPAFALGFPYASIVARLTRASMLEVIRQDYIRTARAKGLRETVIMARHALRNALIPVITILGPLVIGIITGGVVIENIFGIPGLGKEFATSILNRDYNIVIGVFTGYAALVGLANLGVDLLYVVIDPRIRY, encoded by the coding sequence GTGCTGACACGCGGCACGCTGGTCTATATCAGTCAGCGCCTGGTGCTGATCGCCCTGGCGGTCCTCGGCGTGTCGTCGGTCGTCTTTCTCGCCATCCACCGCCTGCCGGGCGATGCGCTCTTCAGCGAGCATCTCCACGGCACGCAGTACGAGCTGCTGCTCCACCACTACGGTCTCGACCGGCCGCTGTGGCAGCAGTACACGAGCTTTGTGACGGGCATGTTCCTGCACGGCGACCTCGGCGAATCGCTCGTCAACCGCGGCGTTCCGATCACTCCTTTGGTCGTGCGCGAGATGACCGTCAGCGCAGAGGTCGGCCTGATCGCGCTGATCTTCACCGTCGGCTTGGGCATGTTGCTGGGCGTGGTCGCCGCGGTGCGCCAGAACACCTGGGTCGACTACGTGCTCAGCACCACCTCGGTGATCGGCTACAGCATGCCGAACTTCGTCATCGCCACCTTCCTCATCCTCGTCTTTGCGGTCTGGCTGGACAACCTCACCCAGTCCGCCTTCTACTTCCAGATCGGGTGGACCGGCCGGTTCGGCACCATCGGTGAGATCTGGCTTCCGGCCTTCGCTCTGGGCTTTCCGTACGCGAGCATCGTCGCGCGGCTGACGCGCGCGAGCATGCTCGAGGTCATCCGGCAGGACTACATCCGCACCGCCCGCGCCAAGGGCTTGCGCGAGACGGTGATCATGGCCCGGCACGCATTGCGAAACGCCCTGATCCCCGTGATCACCATCCTTGGGCCGCTGGTCATCGGGATCATCACCGGTGGAGTCGTCATCGAAAACATCTTTGGGATCCCGGGCCTGGGCAAGGAGTTCGCGACCAGCATCCTCAACCGCGACTACAACATCGTCATCGGCGTCTTCACCGGCTACGCGGCATTGGTGGGCCTGGCCAACCTCGGGGTCGACCTCCTGTACGTCGTGATCGATCCCAGGATCCGCTACTGA
- a CDS encoding lytic transglycosylase domain-containing protein, with amino-acid sequence MAALNNHPPPPAWIAKIITDAFSPLGQDAVVWALRIAYCESRYHPNSVNSDSGASGLFQFLPSTWSGTPWANQSPFDPVANAQAAAWLYSHYGPGRWACK; translated from the coding sequence ATCGCCGCCCTCAACAACCACCCGCCGCCACCTGCCTGGATCGCCAAGATCATCACGGATGCCTTCAGCCCTCTGGGGCAGGATGCCGTCGTCTGGGCCCTGCGCATCGCCTATTGCGAATCGCGCTATCACCCCAATTCGGTGAACTCGGACAGCGGCGCATCGGGCCTGTTCCAGTTCCTGCCGAGCACCTGGTCGGGCACCCCGTGGGCCAACCAGTCACCGTTCGACCCGGTCGCCAACGCCCAGGCCGCCGCCTGGCTCTACAGTCACTACGGCCCAGGCCGCTGGGCCTGCAAGTAG
- a CDS encoding type II toxin-antitoxin system VapC family toxin, with translation MGPVVVDTSVVLGVLDPQDAHHVASVRSLRLARSRQHRILLPASAFAEVLVGASRLGADAVRTTEAFVDSIVDIVHPIDREVARAAAALRAGHKALRLPDALVLAVGRVTDASSILTADARWRGVEKRVQVVR, from the coding sequence GTGGGACCGGTAGTCGTCGACACCAGCGTTGTTCTAGGTGTCCTCGACCCGCAAGACGCACACCACGTAGCTTCCGTGCGCTCCCTGCGCTTAGCCCGTTCTCGCCAACATCGGATCCTGTTGCCTGCCAGCGCTTTCGCTGAGGTACTGGTCGGTGCCAGCCGACTTGGGGCGGACGCGGTCAGAACGACCGAGGCGTTCGTTGATTCCATCGTGGACATCGTTCATCCAATCGACAGGGAGGTTGCAAGAGCTGCGGCGGCGTTACGCGCTGGTCACAAGGCTCTCCGGCTGCCAGACGCTCTGGTGCTTGCGGTAGGAAGGGTGACGGATGCATCGTCGATTCTTACCGCGGATGCAAGATGGCGCGGGGTCGAAAAGCGCGTTCAGGTCGTGCGCTGA
- a CDS encoding ATP-binding cassette domain-containing protein, with protein sequence MAEPARREEQAPMTAGARALVRVENVVKHFPAGIGTTVRAVDGVSFEIREGETLGLVGESGCGKSTLARLVTQLIPLTSGKIFIDDVEVTRLRGEKLRQHRRQMQMIFQDPFASLDPRMTVGDIIAEPLDNFGVMRGRGRNQRVQELLKTVGLNPNFNNRYPHEFSGGQRQRIGIARALALNPRLVVCDEAISALDVSIQAQIVNLLEDLQREFKLTYLFIAHDLSVVRHISDRVMVMYLGKIVEVADSVGTYSTPKHPYTKALLSAIPVPDPRIQRGRRLVELSGEIPSPINPPSGCRFHTRCPIARLPTPCAEIEPPLEEKLRDHLAACHFSQDV encoded by the coding sequence ATGGCGGAGCCGGCGCGCCGTGAGGAGCAGGCGCCCATGACAGCGGGCGCCAGGGCGCTGGTCCGCGTCGAGAACGTGGTCAAGCACTTTCCGGCCGGAATCGGCACGACCGTCAGGGCCGTCGACGGGGTGAGCTTCGAGATCCGCGAGGGCGAGACGCTCGGCCTGGTGGGCGAGTCGGGCTGTGGCAAATCGACCTTGGCGCGGCTGGTCACGCAGCTCATCCCCCTCACCTCGGGAAAGATCTTCATCGACGACGTCGAGGTGACCCGGCTGCGGGGTGAGAAGCTGCGCCAGCACCGCCGGCAGATGCAGATGATCTTCCAGGACCCGTTTGCGTCGCTCGACCCGAGGATGACCGTCGGAGACATCATCGCCGAGCCCCTCGACAACTTCGGCGTGATGCGCGGCAGAGGGCGCAATCAACGCGTCCAGGAGCTGCTGAAGACGGTGGGCCTGAATCCGAACTTCAACAACCGCTACCCGCACGAGTTCTCCGGCGGCCAGCGGCAGCGCATCGGCATCGCGCGGGCGCTGGCGCTCAACCCGCGCCTGGTGGTTTGCGACGAGGCGATATCCGCTCTCGACGTCTCGATCCAGGCGCAGATCGTCAACCTGCTCGAGGACCTGCAGCGGGAGTTCAAGCTGACCTACCTGTTCATCGCCCACGACCTCTCGGTGGTGCGTCACATCAGCGATCGGGTGATGGTGATGTACCTCGGCAAGATCGTGGAGGTGGCCGACAGCGTCGGGACCTACAGCACTCCCAAGCACCCGTACACCAAGGCGCTGCTCTCCGCGATCCCGGTGCCCGACCCGCGGATCCAGCGCGGGCGCCGGCTCGTCGAGCTGTCGGGCGAGATCCCGTCGCCGATCAACCCCCCGTCAGGCTGCCGCTTCCACACGCGCTGCCCGATCGCGCGGCTCCCGACGCCCTGCGCGGAGATCGAGCCGCCGTTGGAGGAAAAGCTGCGAGACCATCTGGCAGCCTGCCACTTCTCCCAGGACGTCTGA
- a CDS encoding peptide ABC transporter substrate-binding protein: MTAPRAPALRALVPALAACIAVVACTPGGGNPPPPEVLAADQTLSFPIAQDVADLDPALMSSPTDVDVFRNVFSGLYRFDSRLGEVPDLAVGLPDVSADGLTYTFHLRHDAHFSNGDPITAGDFIYSWNRAAAKQGDYAGLFNLVTGYEAVAEGRTGQLSGLAKVDDYTFTSTLSRRAGYWITEVALWPFWVVDQKVVAGAGEDAWSTRPETLIGSGPFRMTSRAPGQSMDFAPVQVWYGGRTGAITHVHIEVLADQSAQVSQYESGVFSLIGYARQGLSPAAATRYMSDAKLKDQLDLVSTGLTFWVGFNLKSGPFAGIEPGRAGRHAFSAAIDRTALADAVCNQRTACVTATGGLISKGLQGYLGDGTDSNVKFDAAAAKAEYQAWDPNGSKVRGLTYTYDTNPFNKAVCDHLVAQWKRNLGVTVQCVEMDRKTFFDDRNGRCAYAMFRQSWSADYDHPQNWFDYLFVSGASSSGSCYSNPNLDKVIAGADEGRLSKTLVDYETAGHMLINDSVFAPLVYGEQQYLVHPYVKGVGGNALYDFFWTNARILQR; the protein is encoded by the coding sequence GTGACTGCCCCCCGGGCTCCGGCGTTACGTGCCTTGGTCCCCGCGCTGGCCGCATGCATCGCGGTAGTAGCCTGCACGCCCGGTGGTGGCAACCCGCCGCCCCCCGAAGTCCTGGCGGCCGATCAGACCCTGAGCTTTCCCATCGCCCAGGATGTCGCCGATCTCGATCCGGCCCTCATGTCGAGCCCCACCGACGTCGACGTGTTCCGCAATGTCTTCTCCGGCCTGTATAGGTTCGATTCGCGGCTCGGCGAGGTGCCCGACCTCGCGGTCGGGCTGCCGGACGTCTCCGCCGACGGCCTGACGTACACCTTTCATCTGCGGCACGACGCCCACTTCTCCAACGGCGACCCCATCACCGCCGGCGACTTCATTTACAGCTGGAACCGCGCCGCGGCGAAGCAGGGCGACTACGCGGGACTCTTCAACCTCGTCACGGGCTACGAAGCCGTCGCGGAGGGCAGGACCGGCCAGCTCAGTGGGCTCGCCAAGGTCGACGACTACACATTCACCTCCACCCTGAGCAGGCGGGCGGGCTACTGGATCACCGAGGTCGCGCTGTGGCCGTTCTGGGTGGTCGACCAGAAGGTCGTCGCCGGCGCCGGCGAAGATGCGTGGTCCACCAGGCCGGAGACGCTGATCGGCAGCGGGCCGTTTCGAATGACCTCCCGGGCGCCGGGCCAGTCGATGGATTTCGCGCCGGTGCAGGTTTGGTACGGCGGGAGGACAGGGGCCATCACGCATGTCCATATCGAGGTGCTCGCGGATCAGAGCGCCCAGGTCTCGCAGTACGAGTCAGGCGTCTTCAGCCTCATCGGCTACGCCCGCCAGGGCCTGTCGCCGGCGGCCGCGACACGTTACATGTCGGACGCCAAGCTGAAGGACCAGCTCGACCTGGTCTCGACCGGGCTCACCTTCTGGGTCGGATTCAACCTGAAGAGCGGACCTTTTGCCGGCATCGAACCCGGGCGGGCCGGGCGCCACGCGTTCAGCGCCGCCATCGACCGCACCGCCCTGGCCGACGCGGTGTGCAACCAGCGCACGGCCTGCGTCACCGCGACCGGCGGCCTGATCAGCAAAGGCTTGCAGGGGTACCTGGGCGACGGCACCGATTCGAATGTGAAGTTCGATGCGGCCGCGGCCAAAGCCGAGTACCAGGCATGGGACCCCAACGGATCGAAGGTCAGAGGACTCACCTACACCTACGACACCAACCCGTTCAACAAGGCCGTGTGCGACCACCTCGTCGCGCAGTGGAAGAGGAACCTTGGCGTGACGGTGCAATGCGTGGAGATGGACCGTAAGACGTTCTTCGACGACCGCAACGGGAGATGCGCGTACGCGATGTTTCGGCAGAGCTGGAGCGCGGACTACGACCACCCGCAGAATTGGTTCGACTACCTGTTCGTCAGCGGCGCGAGCTCATCGGGCTCTTGCTACTCGAACCCGAACCTGGACAAGGTGATCGCGGGCGCCGATGAGGGGCGGTTGAGCAAGACCCTGGTCGACTACGAGACCGCCGGCCACATGCTCATCAACGACTCGGTGTTCGCCCCGCTGGTCTACGGAGAGCAGCAGTACCTCGTGCACCCGTACGTCAAGGGAGTCGGGGGCAACGCGCTATACGACTTCTTCTGGACGAACGCGCGCATTCTCCAGCGCTGA
- a CDS encoding ABC transporter permease, producing the protein MATAAAVITKPVSPAQASLWTDAWRRLRRNRLALGGGVFLVFLVAVAVLALFYTPYRMSEVGTTIPYTGPNSHQLLGADALGRDILSRVMVGAQISLVVGVGTQLVVLAVGVPIGLIAGYFRGWLDQVVTFVINLFYGIPDLLVALVLVFLLGPSLTNIIIAIAVTRWMDMARLVRGQTLALREREFVEAARASGAKPFRILAGHIFPNALGPIIVQATFGVPAAILFEAFLSFLGLGVPPPQPSWGSMAADGIAAMRIAPHIVIAPSIALSLTLMAFNFLGDGLRDALDPRSRR; encoded by the coding sequence ATGGCGACCGCCGCGGCAGTCATCACCAAGCCGGTCAGTCCGGCACAGGCGAGCCTGTGGACCGATGCGTGGCGGCGGCTGCGCCGAAACCGCCTCGCGCTGGGCGGCGGTGTGTTCCTCGTCTTCCTCGTCGCGGTGGCGGTGCTGGCCCTGTTCTACACGCCATACCGGATGTCGGAAGTCGGGACGACGATCCCATACACCGGACCCAACTCCCATCAGCTCCTGGGCGCTGACGCTTTGGGTCGCGACATCCTCAGCCGGGTCATGGTCGGGGCGCAGATCTCGCTCGTCGTCGGGGTCGGCACGCAGCTCGTGGTCCTGGCGGTCGGCGTCCCCATCGGGCTGATCGCGGGGTATTTCAGAGGTTGGCTCGACCAGGTCGTGACCTTCGTCATCAACCTCTTCTACGGGATCCCGGATCTGCTGGTGGCGCTGGTCCTGGTGTTCTTGCTCGGCCCCAGCCTCACGAACATCATCATCGCCATCGCCGTCACGCGCTGGATGGACATGGCTCGGCTGGTGCGCGGTCAGACTCTTGCCCTCCGCGAGCGAGAGTTTGTCGAGGCGGCGCGCGCGAGCGGCGCCAAGCCGTTCAGGATCCTCGCCGGCCACATCTTCCCGAACGCGCTCGGCCCGATCATCGTCCAGGCGACGTTTGGCGTCCCGGCGGCGATTCTCTTCGAGGCCTTCCTCAGCTTTCTCGGCCTCGGCGTCCCGCCCCCGCAGCCGTCGTGGGGATCGATGGCGGCTGACGGCATCGCGGCCATGCGCATCGCGCCCCACATCGTGATCGCACCCTCGATCGCGCTCTCGCTCACCCTGATGGCGTTCAACTTCCTGGGCGACGGACTTCGCGACGCCCTCGACCCACGCTCGAGGCGCTGA
- a CDS encoding peptide ABC transporter substrate-binding protein has product MTPTSLRFLKALCVGGVSSLVLGACGGGGGTSTTLAADQTLTFPILADFGTLDPAIADAENDTEISQNMFDGLVKFDENLNIVPDIATSVPTASSDGLTYTFNLRHDVTFSNGDKVTSKDVLYSWNRAAAMQGAYATNLSAIVGYDKVSQNQASGAALEALLEKNDPSVTMSGLTATDPYTVQVKLATPAGWFLTAIALAGTTGDIVDQNAVKQDFDNWWTNPATAIGTGPFKMTARVPKQSVDFVAVDNWWGSPKPTLKKVHLDVSVADASTAITKYEQGGYDIVGYGGYSTLPVADILRIKGSSSESGQLLLHPKVRTYWVSFNMVHDAKRVAGGPFLLADGQNAHDLRLAFALAIDKTKLVQVVCQNIVCTQATGGLIPPTLVGYMGDNQDPLAKFDAAKAKQLLQGADPTGSKTKGLTYTYDPENPLNKAAAEFMQSQWQDNLGVHVDLQPVSHSQFIKGRLKGQYAMSRDGWQADYNHPQDWFDNLWGKIVGCPDSSCTSGYDTQAYDDLLAKADAEPLSSALADYKKLNQMLIDDVTYIPLYYTVGSFLIKPYVKGAGSNSFFDHYWNEIQIQTH; this is encoded by the coding sequence ATGACTCCAACCTCGTTACGGTTCCTGAAGGCCCTGTGTGTGGGGGGCGTATCCAGCCTGGTGCTGGGCGCGTGTGGCGGGGGAGGCGGCACCAGCACGACCTTGGCCGCCGACCAGACGCTGACCTTCCCGATCCTGGCCGACTTCGGCACCCTGGACCCGGCCATCGCCGACGCCGAGAACGACACAGAGATCTCCCAGAACATGTTCGACGGGTTGGTCAAGTTCGATGAGAACCTCAACATCGTTCCCGACATCGCGACCTCCGTGCCGACGGCATCTTCTGACGGCCTGACCTACACGTTCAACCTGCGGCACGACGTGACGTTCTCCAACGGAGACAAGGTCACGTCCAAGGACGTCCTCTATTCGTGGAACCGCGCCGCCGCCATGCAGGGCGCGTACGCCACGAACCTTTCCGCAATCGTCGGCTACGACAAGGTTTCTCAGAACCAGGCTTCGGGCGCCGCGCTCGAGGCGCTGCTTGAGAAGAACGACCCGTCCGTCACGATGAGCGGCCTGACCGCGACCGACCCGTACACGGTTCAGGTGAAGCTCGCCACCCCCGCAGGTTGGTTCCTCACCGCGATCGCGCTGGCCGGAACGACCGGCGACATCGTCGACCAGAACGCTGTCAAGCAGGACTTTGACAACTGGTGGACCAACCCGGCGACCGCCATCGGCACCGGGCCCTTCAAGATGACCGCTCGCGTGCCCAAGCAGTCGGTCGACTTCGTCGCCGTCGACAACTGGTGGGGTTCACCGAAGCCAACCCTGAAGAAGGTCCACCTCGACGTCTCGGTCGCCGACGCATCGACCGCCATCACCAAGTACGAGCAGGGCGGATACGACATCGTCGGCTACGGCGGTTACAGCACCCTCCCGGTTGCCGACATCCTCCGCATCAAGGGCTCGAGCAGCGAGAGCGGCCAGCTCCTGCTGCACCCCAAGGTGAGGACCTACTGGGTCAGCTTCAACATGGTCCACGACGCCAAGCGAGTGGCCGGCGGTCCGTTCCTCCTTGCTGACGGACAGAACGCCCACGACCTTCGCCTCGCTTTCGCCCTGGCAATCGACAAGACCAAGCTGGTCCAGGTCGTGTGCCAGAACATCGTCTGCACGCAGGCGACCGGCGGTTTGATCCCACCGACTCTGGTCGGCTACATGGGTGACAACCAGGACCCGCTCGCCAAGTTCGACGCCGCCAAGGCCAAGCAGCTGCTCCAGGGCGCCGACCCGACGGGCAGCAAGACCAAAGGTCTGACCTACACCTACGACCCTGAGAACCCGCTCAACAAGGCGGCGGCCGAGTTCATGCAGTCGCAGTGGCAGGACAACCTGGGCGTCCACGTGGACCTCCAGCCTGTTTCGCACTCGCAGTTCATCAAGGGACGCCTCAAGGGGCAGTACGCGATGTCCCGCGACGGCTGGCAGGCCGACTACAACCACCCCCAGGACTGGTTCGACAACCTCTGGGGCAAGATCGTCGGCTGCCCCGACTCGAGCTGCACCAGCGGCTACGACACCCAGGCATATGACGACCTGCTGGCCAAGGCCGACGCGGAGCCTCTCAGCTCGGCCCTCGCCGACTACAAGAAGCTCAACCAGATGCTCATCGACGACGTCACTTACATCCCGCTCTACTACACCGTCGGCTCCTTCCTCATCAAGCCGTATGTGAAGGGCGCCGGTTCCAACAGCTTCTTCGACCACTACTGGAACGAGATCCAGATCCAGACGCACTAA
- a CDS encoding GAF domain-containing protein produces MAREVDLGIRDHLLYELARDLSSSLELDVVLRKVMDRVITLMKASRGFIVLVDPATGTMSVQMSGGEADAEKTRQFLGSRTVIEQVVQTGQAVVSTDASLDERFKGQQSVILQNLRSIIAVPLVTKGKVIGAVYVDNPFQAAIFEEQDKAFLQAISDLAAIAIDNARQYQRSEFLRQLFERYVNKQVTDYVLARSDHNTIFLPGQRQQVTVLNSDIAGFSTLSQSMEAEELVEFLNDYFSRMIEVVLAHGGNIDKFQGDGMLVVFGAPNPMHDHAARALKAAQAMIKEVDRLNRELVDSGKPAIAVGIGLDTGDVVAGHVGSERRLEFTLIGVPVNNSAYLSKVRPAKVLMSETTRDALPAGVEVSEYEPMVLKGATSKQPIYQLLVTVTAEE; encoded by the coding sequence TTGGCCCGCGAAGTCGATCTAGGCATCCGCGATCACCTGCTCTACGAGCTCGCGCGAGACCTGAGCTCGTCTCTCGAGCTGGACGTGGTGCTGCGCAAGGTGATGGACCGCGTCATCACCCTGATGAAGGCGTCGCGCGGCTTCATCGTGCTGGTCGACCCGGCCACCGGCACCATGTCGGTGCAGATGTCCGGCGGCGAGGCGGATGCTGAAAAAACGCGTCAGTTCCTGGGCTCGCGAACGGTGATCGAGCAGGTCGTACAGACCGGCCAGGCGGTCGTCTCCACGGACGCCAGCCTCGACGAGCGCTTCAAGGGCCAGCAGTCGGTCATCCTCCAGAACCTGCGATCGATCATCGCGGTGCCGCTGGTCACCAAAGGCAAGGTGATCGGGGCCGTCTACGTCGACAACCCCTTCCAGGCCGCGATCTTCGAGGAACAGGACAAGGCGTTCCTGCAGGCGATCTCCGACCTGGCCGCGATCGCCATCGACAACGCACGCCAGTACCAGCGCTCCGAATTCCTGCGTCAGCTCTTCGAGCGCTACGTCAACAAGCAGGTCACCGACTACGTGCTCGCACGCTCAGACCACAACACCATCTTCCTGCCCGGGCAGCGCCAGCAGGTCACCGTGCTCAACTCCGACATCGCCGGCTTCTCGACCCTGTCGCAGAGCATGGAGGCGGAGGAGCTCGTGGAGTTCCTCAACGACTACTTCTCGCGGATGATCGAAGTCGTCCTCGCCCACGGCGGCAATATCGACAAGTTCCAAGGCGACGGCATGCTCGTGGTCTTCGGGGCGCCGAACCCCATGCACGACCATGCAGCCAGGGCCCTCAAGGCAGCCCAGGCCATGATCAAGGAGGTCGACCGGCTCAACCGCGAGCTGGTTGACTCGGGCAAGCCCGCGATCGCGGTGGGCATCGGGCTGGACACGGGCGACGTGGTCGCCGGTCACGTCGGGTCCGAGCGGCGGCTGGAATTCACGCTCATCGGCGTGCCCGTCAACAACAGCGCCTACCTTTCCAAGGTCCGCCCGGCCAAGGTGCTGATGTCGGAGACGACGCGCGATGCGCTTCCGGCCGGGGTCGAGGTCAGTGAATACGAGCCGATGGTCCTCAAGGGCGCGACCTCGAAGCAGCCCATCTACCAGCTCCTGGTCACGGTCACGGCTGAGGAGTAA
- a CDS encoding ABC transporter ATP-binding protein, with product MTAPILQVRDLRTQFLTDGGIVTAVDGVSFDLRQGESLGIVGESGSGKSVTALSLLRLVPDPGQVVGGQVLFRDQDLLQLSDEEIREIRGRDIAMIFQDPQSSLNPVLRTGFQIDEAMLAHNVATPKKARSRTIELLRKVRIPAPETRAKDFPHQLSGGMRQRAMIAMGLANTPSILIADEPTTALDVTVQAQILELLADLNRELGTAIVMITHNMGVVAGLCSRVIVMYAGQIVEQGPVDQIFENPQHPYTWSLLRSIPRVDALRHERLRSIEGIAPDLLRPPSGCRFHPRCPFRVEKCFTDEPQLKEIGPDQQAACWVTMDRARKEMGADELVDIKPGAASGVRPGQAD from the coding sequence ATGACCGCACCCATCCTCCAGGTACGCGACCTGCGCACGCAGTTCCTCACCGACGGCGGCATCGTCACCGCCGTCGACGGGGTGAGCTTCGACCTCCGTCAGGGTGAAAGCCTTGGCATCGTCGGCGAGTCGGGCAGCGGCAAATCGGTGACCGCCCTTTCGCTCCTCAGGCTGGTTCCGGATCCAGGCCAGGTGGTGGGGGGCCAGGTCCTGTTTCGCGACCAGGACCTGCTGCAGCTGAGCGACGAGGAGATCCGCGAGATCCGCGGCCGTGACATCGCGATGATCTTCCAGGACCCGCAGAGCTCACTCAACCCGGTGCTGCGCACGGGCTTCCAGATCGACGAGGCGATGCTCGCTCACAACGTCGCCACCCCAAAGAAGGCCCGCTCACGAACGATCGAGCTCCTGAGAAAGGTGCGCATCCCGGCGCCGGAAACGCGCGCCAAGGATTTCCCGCACCAGCTCAGCGGCGGCATGCGCCAGCGCGCGATGATCGCCATGGGCCTCGCCAACACGCCGTCGATCCTCATCGCGGATGAGCCGACGACCGCGCTCGATGTCACGGTGCAGGCGCAGATCCTCGAGCTGCTCGCCGACCTCAACCGCGAACTCGGCACCGCCATCGTCATGATCACCCACAACATGGGCGTCGTCGCCGGGCTCTGCTCGCGAGTGATCGTGATGTATGCCGGCCAGATCGTCGAGCAGGGCCCGGTCGATCAGATCTTCGAAAACCCACAGCACCCCTACACCTGGTCGCTGCTGCGCTCCATCCCGCGTGTCGACGCGCTTCGCCACGAGCGCCTGCGATCGATCGAGGGCATCGCGCCCGACCTGCTGCGCCCGCCGTCCGGCTGCCGATTTCACCCTCGCTGCCCATTTCGCGTCGAGAAGTGCTTCACCGACGAGCCGCAGCTCAAAGAGATCGGCCCGGATCAGCAGGCGGCGTGCTGGGTGACCATGGACCGGGCGCGCAAGGAGATGGGCGCTGACGAGCTCGTCGACATCAAGCCGGGCGCCGCGTCCGGGGTCCGCCCCGGACAGGCCGACTGA